One part of the Mariniflexile litorale genome encodes these proteins:
- a CDS encoding histidine phosphatase family protein: MKKLFLIRHAKSSWKYNVIDHERPLNEKGLNDANNISLYLKADSLNMDAVYCSDAVRTITTANIFFENLKMDSSKLQLNHDLYDFSGSNLIRVIKECDNRINHLMVFGHNHAITAFVNTFGSIPIDNVPTCGVVCIEFNIDNWKDLNKGKTLSTLFPKDLRK, translated from the coding sequence ATGAAAAAACTATTCTTAATTAGACATGCGAAATCCTCTTGGAAGTATAATGTTATTGATCATGAAAGACCATTAAATGAAAAAGGTCTTAACGATGCTAATAATATATCTCTTTATCTGAAAGCAGATAGTTTAAATATGGATGCCGTTTATTGCAGTGATGCTGTAAGAACTATAACGACAGCTAATATCTTTTTTGAAAACCTTAAAATGGATAGCTCAAAATTGCAATTAAATCATGATTTATATGATTTTTCAGGAAGTAATCTTATTCGTGTCATTAAGGAGTGTGATAATAGAATAAATCATTTAATGGTTTTTGGTCACAATCATGCCATTACAGCTTTTGTTAATACTTTTGGCAGTATTCCTATAGATAATGTACCTACTTGTGGTGTGGTTTGTATTGAGTTTAATATTGATAATTGGAAAGATTTAAACAAAGGAAAAACTCTAAGTACTTTATTTCCAAAAGATTTAAGAAAGTAA
- a CDS encoding gliding motility-associated C-terminal domain-containing protein, producing the protein MKKLYTTKLKTYLKPIPLAVLFMVLLSFQGFSQVRVPFSPRESQYTPTKTIYNIKGDFTMMGNTNLTLVNYGVNEHNGYKDMQYVDVDNDANTINSSMAELKFSDENGASPECSNILYAGLYWTGRAGAATSFNVFNNNFIIGSSNLVTGTNYTMTVTRQGADGNYYPRYTFTSSESTVIFESLNTNYQVRYSINGGTSWIIASNQNLSIDAPDNDSVIVSFDPVTFGSGSNQIIVSALQRDEDIDEDLNNTVNHAYALLDGYTKTLNKRKISLKGPSATSYEEFTADTDNIYYPSNTDNNMYSGYTEVTDYVKTYGLGNYFVADMALQEGNGGDIGYYGGWGMVVVYENSKMKWRDVTIFDGHAFVTNLSTVNFEIPISGFNAVQNGDVNVKLGVMAGEGDNYYGGDYFNIRNAADDDWVPLSHSGNNSGNFFNSSIVTGNNNRNPNLINNTGLDISMFNINNTNNTIIDNNQTSTRFRYGSTIDTYAIFNLTFSVDAYVPETEGILTTTAVNTSGADPMTLFPGESAEYKIEIKNKGTEATNNTTITIPIPYTSSYENLSIDYNVNAPLVTSNQPYYDPNAGATGSIIWNIGTLPVSNNPEDILADISFKLKATTDCALLVNTNCTPNISLNGSISGIGDQSNTSFNQALIKGYETSGSCIGEPIPTPNIITIDSQAYVAANCGSYTPVRDFYFCNIGSTPIQTSQVNAAFSPGTRFYNEYPKTSTSIEYNTSNPFPPTLGTLVYYAIPPGTTTCYYEFTINVSNITSVPTVEDVIYCLNETATPLTATPSDAPTTPSVYNLYYYVDNNPSTPAQNSIVPSTSSIGETTYYVAEGYSNSCISQTRVPIKVTVSSGTPEITAPAVINIEACDENSITALTARYPFSTSQSADIKDTYITTGYTASEGETITSITYIDVITPGSSCPLVITRTFTITNGCGSTATAEQIINITDTTAPTGTAPTGVSGVDVCATNAQTVYPFNAATIAGNYTDNCADNVIANLTNASLTGDDCSWSLVYTYEVLDACGNKLENQTITHTGSDQSAPTGTAPIGETDADICSANAQTTYPFNATTIATNYSDNCGGTVTVNLTDTTQTGDDCSWSLVYTFEVVDACGNKLENQTMTHTGSDQSAPIIDNTSLDNIEIECGVGDTEKTLTDWLNANAGATASDNCSEVSWSNDYGSDTSVKCDDGAITVTFTATDVCGNKSSTTATYLIKDIIAPQINNTTGDLDTTLECSDIDAINDALALTPTATDDCSTPALNIVSDETNIDPTCPSAYVRVRIWNFVDACGNISENFTQTITVQDNTAPVLTLPANVSAECSDDLSPIAFGTATAIDNCDENPIITYVDERTDGTCSGTYSIKRTWKATDACGNTVTADQIISVSDTTAPEFVETTLPENIVVECDAIPTAVKLNATDNCGEAIVTFEESTQMGICVNNYIVTRTWTATDECGLTKTHIQTITVQDTTPPTFVETTLPPANLVVECDAVPTAIELNATDTCGSATVSVNDVRTNGNCLNNYTLTRTWTATDACKNTTKHTQIITVRDTKAPTFVGTLPINTVTVECDAVPVAEVLTATDNCGTAPVTVKDVITTGDCPNNYIITRTWTATDECGLTTIHTQIITVQDTKAPLPSTTFDEVLNVSCTNIPDAPALTFTDNCTSESNIIVVFNETSTFVDNVLNDYEIVRTWTVSDECGNDIVYKQTLFVALDEIITDIVAEDRCFDDGIVNLNDIISSSLNTNGTWELIEGNPAATLSGSIFNPTTLELSPDFLPQSGGIDYEFRYTTTDAGCVSITNVTMNINADCVVLPCGENDIVISKAVTPNGDAYNESFDITGIDLCGFTADVKIFNRWGALIFESNSYTVGENMGDWKGTASKKSIGASGTVPNGTYYYIVTLKDSGLAPFTGPVYLGTK; encoded by the coding sequence ATGAAGAAACTATACACTACTAAATTAAAGACTTATTTAAAACCAATACCTCTAGCTGTGTTGTTCATGGTATTGTTAAGTTTTCAAGGCTTTTCTCAGGTTAGAGTTCCTTTTTCACCTAGAGAATCACAATATACTCCAACCAAGACTATTTATAACATAAAAGGTGATTTTACCATGATGGGAAACACCAATTTAACTTTGGTTAATTACGGAGTTAATGAACATAATGGATATAAGGATATGCAATATGTTGATGTTGACAATGATGCTAACACTATTAATTCATCTATGGCTGAATTGAAGTTTTCAGATGAAAATGGCGCAAGTCCTGAATGCTCTAACATATTATATGCTGGGTTATATTGGACGGGGCGTGCAGGTGCTGCTACCAGTTTTAATGTGTTTAATAATAATTTTATAATTGGGAGTTCGAATTTAGTTACTGGTACTAATTATACTATGACCGTAACAAGACAAGGTGCAGATGGTAATTATTATCCTAGATATACTTTCACTTCTTCAGAATCAACAGTTATTTTTGAGAGTTTAAATACTAATTATCAAGTAAGATATTCTATTAATGGAGGTACCAGCTGGATTATAGCTAGCAACCAAAATTTATCAATAGATGCACCAGACAATGATAGTGTTATAGTTTCATTTGATCCTGTTACTTTCGGTTCTGGAAGCAACCAAATAATTGTTAGCGCATTACAAAGAGATGAAGATATTGATGAAGATTTAAATAATACTGTAAATCATGCTTATGCATTATTAGATGGATATACTAAAACTTTAAATAAACGTAAAATATCATTAAAAGGTCCATCAGCAACTTCGTATGAAGAATTTACTGCTGATACTGATAATATTTATTATCCTTCTAATACCGATAACAACATGTATTCTGGTTATACAGAAGTTACAGATTATGTAAAAACCTATGGTCTAGGTAATTATTTTGTTGCGGACATGGCTTTACAAGAAGGTAATGGTGGAGATATTGGTTACTATGGTGGCTGGGGTATGGTTGTTGTTTATGAAAATTCAAAAATGAAATGGCGAGATGTGACTATTTTTGACGGACATGCTTTTGTTACCAATCTATCAACAGTGAATTTTGAAATACCAATTTCTGGATTTAATGCTGTACAAAATGGCGATGTTAACGTAAAATTAGGTGTCATGGCTGGTGAAGGTGATAATTATTATGGTGGAGATTATTTTAATATTCGAAATGCTGCTGATGACGATTGGGTTCCCTTAAGTCATTCTGGTAATAACTCAGGTAACTTTTTTAATTCATCAATCGTTACTGGAAACAATAATAGAAACCCTAATTTAATAAACAATACGGGACTGGATATTAGCATGTTTAATATTAACAATACTAATAATACCATAATAGACAATAACCAAACTTCTACACGGTTTCGTTACGGTTCTACTATAGATACTTATGCTATATTTAATCTAACCTTTTCAGTTGACGCTTATGTCCCTGAAACCGAGGGTATTTTAACTACAACCGCTGTAAATACAAGTGGTGCAGACCCAATGACTCTTTTTCCTGGAGAAAGTGCGGAATATAAAATAGAAATTAAAAATAAAGGCACTGAAGCCACAAATAATACGACCATAACGATACCAATACCCTATACATCTTCTTACGAAAATTTAAGTATTGATTACAACGTGAATGCTCCATTAGTAACGAGTAACCAACCATATTATGATCCAAATGCAGGAGCGACCGGTTCTATTATTTGGAATATTGGTACTTTACCTGTTTCTAATAATCCTGAAGACATCTTAGCAGATATAAGTTTTAAATTGAAAGCCACAACAGATTGTGCACTTTTAGTTAATACCAATTGCACACCGAATATATCCCTAAACGGTTCTATTTCAGGCATAGGAGATCAATCTAACACTTCTTTTAATCAAGCATTAATTAAAGGATACGAAACAAGCGGATCATGTATTGGTGAGCCCATACCTACTCCTAACATAATAACTATAGATTCTCAAGCTTACGTTGCGGCTAATTGCGGCAGCTATACACCTGTTAGAGATTTTTATTTCTGTAATATCGGTTCAACACCTATTCAAACATCACAGGTAAACGCCGCATTCTCTCCAGGTACTAGGTTTTATAATGAATATCCTAAAACATCTACTTCCATAGAATATAATACTTCTAACCCGTTCCCTCCTACTTTAGGAACCTTGGTTTATTATGCTATTCCTCCTGGAACAACAACATGTTATTATGAATTCACCATCAATGTATCTAATATAACTTCAGTACCAACAGTTGAAGATGTTATATATTGTCTGAATGAAACTGCAACTCCTTTAACCGCAACACCTAGTGATGCGCCTACAACACCCTCTGTATATAATTTATATTACTATGTAGATAATAATCCATCTACCCCTGCTCAAAATTCTATCGTACCTTCTACAAGTAGTATTGGAGAAACAACATATTATGTGGCTGAAGGATATTCGAATTCTTGTATCAGCCAAACACGTGTACCAATAAAAGTAACGGTCTCTAGCGGAACACCTGAAATAACTGCACCAGCTGTTATTAATATTGAAGCTTGTGATGAAAACAGTATAACAGCTTTAACTGCTAGATATCCTTTTAGCACATCTCAATCGGCAGATATTAAAGATACTTATATAACAACTGGCTATACAGCCTCAGAAGGTGAGACTATTACAAGTATAACATACATTGATGTAATAACTCCAGGGTCTAGTTGTCCTCTTGTTATAACCAGAACTTTTACAATTACCAATGGTTGCGGCAGTACTGCAACGGCTGAACAAATTATTAATATTACTGATACAACTGCACCCACAGGAACTGCTCCAACTGGAGTATCTGGGGTAGATGTTTGTGCTACCAATGCACAAACAGTATATCCTTTTAATGCGGCTACTATAGCTGGTAATTATACGGATAATTGTGCTGACAACGTAATTGCTAACCTTACAAATGCCTCTTTAACTGGTGATGATTGTTCTTGGTCTTTAGTATATACATATGAAGTGCTAGATGCTTGTGGCAACAAACTAGAAAATCAAACTATTACACATACTGGTAGCGATCAATCTGCTCCAACAGGTACAGCTCCTATAGGAGAAACCGATGCTGATATTTGTAGCGCTAATGCACAAACAACATATCCTTTTAATGCTACTACTATTGCAACTAACTACTCTGATAATTGTGGTGGTACTGTAACTGTTAATTTAACAGATACAACACAAACGGGTGATGACTGTTCTTGGTCGTTAGTATATACCTTTGAAGTTGTTGATGCTTGTGGTAACAAATTAGAAAATCAAACTATGACACATACTGGTAGCGATCAATCTGCTCCTATTATTGATAATACAAGTCTTGATAATATCGAAATAGAATGTGGTGTTGGTGATACAGAAAAAACCTTAACAGATTGGTTGAACGCTAATGCGGGTGCTACCGCTTCTGACAATTGTAGTGAGGTAAGCTGGAGTAATGATTATGGGTCTGATACTTCGGTTAAATGTGATGATGGTGCCATAACAGTTACTTTCACTGCTACTGACGTATGTGGTAATAAAAGTTCAACAACAGCAACTTATTTAATAAAAGATATCATTGCTCCTCAAATTAATAATACAACGGGCGATTTAGATACTACACTAGAATGTAGTGATATCGATGCCATCAATGATGCATTAGCCCTTACCCCTACAGCGACTGATGATTGTAGTACTCCTGCTCTAAATATAGTAAGTGATGAAACCAACATAGATCCTACCTGCCCTAGTGCCTATGTTAGAGTACGTATTTGGAACTTTGTTGATGCCTGTGGTAATATAAGCGAAAACTTTACCCAGACGATTACTGTGCAAGACAATACCGCTCCAGTACTTACGCTACCAGCTAATGTAAGTGCTGAATGTAGTGATGATTTATCTCCTATTGCGTTTGGAACAGCTACAGCAATAGATAATTGTGATGAGAACCCTATTATTACCTATGTAGATGAAAGAACTGATGGTACATGTTCTGGAACATATAGTATAAAACGTACTTGGAAGGCAACAGATGCTTGTGGTAATACAGTAACTGCAGATCAAATAATTTCAGTATCTGATACCACTGCTCCAGAATTTGTTGAAACAACGCTTCCGGAGAATATTGTTGTTGAATGTGATGCTATACCTACAGCTGTTAAATTGAATGCTACTGACAATTGTGGAGAGGCTATTGTAACATTTGAAGAAAGCACACAAATGGGTATTTGTGTTAATAATTATATTGTTACACGTACTTGGACTGCTACTGACGAATGTGGTTTAACAAAAACCCATATTCAAACTATAACCGTTCAAGATACAACACCACCAACATTTGTTGAGACAACATTACCTCCTGCTAACTTAGTTGTAGAATGTGATGCTGTTCCAACAGCTATAGAACTAAATGCTACCGATACTTGTGGTTCTGCTACTGTTTCTGTGAATGATGTTAGAACAAACGGTAATTGTCTAAATAACTATACACTTACTCGTACTTGGACAGCTACAGATGCTTGTAAAAATACTACAAAGCATACTCAAATTATAACTGTAAGAGATACAAAAGCACCAACATTTGTTGGAACGCTTCCTATTAATACAGTAACAGTTGAATGTGATGCCGTACCTGTTGCAGAAGTATTAACCGCAACCGATAACTGTGGAACTGCTCCAGTAACCGTTAAAGATGTTATAACTACGGGTGATTGTCCAAATAATTATATTATTACTCGTACTTGGACAGCTACAGATGAATGTGGTTTAACAACCATACATACGCAAATTATAACTGTACAAGACACTAAGGCTCCACTGCCATCAACAACATTTGATGAAGTATTGAATGTAAGTTGTACTAATATACCAGACGCACCTGCTTTAACTTTCACAGATAATTGTACATCGGAATCAAATATCATTGTGGTATTTAACGAAACAAGTACGTTTGTAGATAATGTTTTAAATGACTATGAAATTGTAAGAACATGGACGGTAAGTGACGAATGTGGCAATGATATTGTATATAAACAAACACTGTTTGTAGCTCTTGATGAAATAATAACTGATATCGTTGCTGAAGACAGATGTTTTGATGATGGCATTGTTAATTTAAATGATATAATTTCAAGTTCACTTAATACGAATGGTACTTGGGAATTAATTGAAGGTAATCCAGCAGCAACGCTCTCTGGTAGTATTTTCAATCCTACAACTCTTGAACTTAGTCCAGACTTCCTTCCACAAAGTGGTGGCATAGATTATGAATTCAGGTACACAACAACCGATGCTGGATGTGTGAGCATCACCAATGTAACCATGAATATAAATGCCGATTGTGTGGTATTACCTTGTGGTGAAAACGACATCGTCATATCTAAAGCAGTAACACCTAATGGAGATGCTTACAATGAATCTTTTGATATTACAGGTATTGACTTATGTGGATTTACAGCCGACGTTAAAATCTTCAACCGTTGGGGCGCATTAATTTTTGAATCTAATAGTTATACTGTTGGAGAAAACATGGGGGACTGGAAAGGTACCGCCAGTAAAAAATCCATTGGTGCCTCTGGAACAGTACCAAACGGAACTTATTATTATATAGTAACTTTAAAAGATAGTGGATTGGCACCATTTACAGGACCAGTTTACTTAGGAACCAAATAA
- the ppk1 gene encoding polyphosphate kinase 1: MTKPEIHSNSYINREISWLQFNARVLQEASDERVPLIERLRFVGIFSNNLDEFFKVRYATVKRIVDAGKAGKSELGGIKAKELLEIITQIVIKQQSESLEVLDAIQKRLEDENIYIIDENQIDSSQHDFIKKYFIRKVSPALVTIILNDLVVLPNLKDSAAYLAVKMGMLDNKKQFALIEIPKSINRFIELPKQGDKSFIIMIDDLLRHCLGYIFNIFDYRTVSAHMIKITRDGELDFESDLSKSFIEKISDSVKHRQTGDPVRFVYDKTIDKDTLEFLMSKMGIDHTDSIIPGGRYHNRRDYMSFPSLGRTDLLYDSIEALPIKNLSLEASIFKAIEHKDYLLHAPYQTFSYIVKFLREAALDPQVKTLKITIYRLAQISHIASSLINAAINGKSVTVSIELQARFDEQANIDYAQQMEEEGINLVFGVKGLKVHSKMCVIEREEGKKLKRYGFISTGNFNESTAKIYTDYTLFTADQRILKDVNKIFSFFETNYKIFRYKHLITSPHYTKKAIFKLIDAEIQTVKNGGEGLIRLKMNSISSYSMVDKLYEASNAGVKIQMIVRGICCLIPGIPNMSENIEVISVVDKFLEHSRVYIFGNNGNPKVYISSADWMTRNIENRVEISCPIYDDSIKQEIIETYNICWNDNVKARWLNASQENEYKINDKEKVRSQFATYAYYLKKLEN, translated from the coding sequence ATGACAAAACCAGAAATTCATTCAAATAGTTACATAAATAGAGAAATAAGTTGGTTACAATTTAATGCAAGAGTTTTACAAGAAGCTTCAGATGAAAGAGTACCATTAATTGAAAGATTACGGTTTGTAGGTATATTTTCTAATAATCTAGATGAATTTTTTAAGGTTAGATATGCTACCGTAAAACGAATTGTTGACGCAGGAAAAGCAGGGAAAAGCGAATTAGGAGGCATCAAGGCCAAAGAATTACTTGAAATAATCACTCAAATAGTAATTAAACAACAAAGCGAAAGCTTAGAAGTTTTAGATGCTATTCAAAAAAGATTGGAAGATGAAAATATTTATATAATTGATGAAAATCAAATAGATAGCTCCCAACACGATTTTATAAAAAAATATTTTATAAGAAAAGTAAGTCCGGCATTAGTGACCATTATTTTAAACGATTTGGTTGTGCTTCCAAATTTAAAAGATAGTGCCGCATATTTGGCAGTAAAAATGGGAATGCTAGATAATAAGAAGCAATTTGCTCTTATTGAAATACCAAAGTCTATTAACCGTTTTATAGAATTACCTAAACAAGGGGATAAAAGTTTTATAATAATGATAGACGATTTATTGCGTCATTGTTTAGGTTATATCTTTAACATTTTTGATTACCGAACCGTTTCGGCTCACATGATAAAAATCACACGTGATGGTGAGTTAGATTTTGAAAGTGATTTGAGTAAAAGTTTTATTGAAAAAATATCCGATAGTGTAAAACATAGACAAACAGGCGACCCGGTACGTTTTGTTTACGATAAAACCATCGATAAAGATACCTTAGAATTCTTAATGTCTAAAATGGGTATTGATCATACAGATAGTATCATTCCTGGGGGGCGTTACCATAACAGACGCGATTATATGAGTTTTCCAAGCCTAGGAAGAACAGATTTACTTTATGATAGCATTGAGGCATTGCCTATTAAAAACCTCAGTTTAGAGGCTAGTATTTTTAAAGCCATAGAACATAAAGATTATTTATTACATGCCCCGTACCAAACATTTTCTTATATCGTTAAATTTTTAAGGGAAGCAGCCTTAGATCCTCAAGTAAAAACTCTAAAAATCACTATTTATCGTTTAGCCCAAATTTCTCATATTGCTAGTTCGCTTATTAATGCTGCTATTAATGGAAAATCGGTCACAGTATCTATAGAGCTTCAAGCACGGTTTGATGAGCAGGCTAATATAGATTATGCGCAACAAATGGAAGAAGAAGGCATCAATTTGGTATTTGGTGTCAAAGGATTAAAAGTGCACAGTAAAATGTGTGTTATAGAACGTGAAGAAGGTAAAAAACTAAAACGCTACGGCTTTATAAGTACAGGGAATTTTAATGAATCTACCGCTAAAATATATACAGATTATACCTTGTTCACTGCAGATCAACGTATTTTAAAAGATGTCAATAAAATATTTAGTTTTTTTGAAACCAACTATAAAATTTTTAGATATAAACATTTAATAACATCTCCTCATTACACAAAAAAAGCTATATTTAAATTAATAGATGCCGAAATTCAGACTGTAAAAAATGGAGGTGAGGGACTTATTCGTTTAAAAATGAATAGTATCTCAAGTTATAGTATGGTTGATAAACTTTATGAAGCGAGTAATGCCGGTGTTAAAATTCAAATGATTGTACGTGGCATTTGCTGTTTAATTCCTGGAATTCCAAATATGAGCGAAAATATTGAAGTGATTAGTGTGGTAGATAAGTTTTTAGAACATTCGAGGGTATACATTTTTGGAAACAATGGAAACCCAAAAGTGTATATTTCATCGGCCGACTGGATGACGAGAAACATTGAAAACAGAGTAGAAATAAGTTGCCCCATTTATGATGATTCTATAAAGCAAGAAATTATAGAAACATACAATATTTGCTGGAACGATAATGTAAAGGCACGTTGGTTAAATGCGTCACAAGAAAATGAATATAAAATAAATGATAAAGAAAAAGTAAGGTCTCAGTTTGCTACTTACGCTTATTATTTAAAAAAATTAGAAAATTAG